AGTCAGTGGTGTATTGGTATGTATACGCGGGTATACAACGTAAACCCATCAGCAGATTTTCGATTCTTGGCGTATACTCaatgtaaaatatcattttacGGGTATACGCTcctaaaataactcaaaaaccaattaaaacttatttaatagttcatagaaaaaaatgttacgaTGTTttgatgaattatttatttgttgaagATAACTTACTGCTAACTTACTTACATTTTGAAAACAGATTGGTCATTATTTTGTAGTGAGCGAAAACTTTTTTTGTACGTATACCCATAgatatatttaccaatacaccactgaATACAGTGTCAACATTATAAAGTATGTTTTGATCAACAACCTTTGTACTTTGTATTAGTAGTacctatcataattattttctctTTAACAGTGTTATTTTTAGCTGTCAGTGAGATCAATTGTTTTGCTGTCAAAATGGGTATAACTAAGAGGCCTGCTAGCAATTGCAGCGATGAAATACTCCCAGTCGAAGTCGATGAACTGTAAGTACTTACCTAATACTAGTAGAAACTATAATGCATTTTTACTATTGTTTCATTCTAGCATCTATATGCAATTAGaaactaatataaaaactatattcaataaaatataataataatataattgttaagttattttaacactacaatactacattattgtttaattagacTCATTGCTACATGTTACTAGGACTACAGTGATTATTACCAGGCGTAGATCCTTGGGCCAAGGGGCTTTATTCTCCTCTGGAaatgttatgtattatgtaatatataaatatatacataatacataattaataattcataccTTGCTTAAAgccattgattaaaaatataaataagtactgtcttttaaaagtacctattcaaaatacttaacaaatacttttttatattaaaatatatatttgtttttaacaaatgtatgcttaaaatcattaataaatacattcttTAATTAGTTCAAGAACTTCAGATATCacatactaattatattaagttaGTCAAATCCAGCTAGGTAGATATAAAATTTAGGTATTGTGTCATACgcgtattttatgaaatttaaaaaattcttaggaggattataaaatacaaaataaataataaatttttaaaatagcaaaatatgaaatcaaaatattcaaaatatatttaaaatattttttttttttttattccagaCTATTAAATACTTTTGTTCTTTTCTCCAATGTATTTCAGCGCCTAATAactttgttttgtattttactattttaacaattactcttaaaataatattttataatgcttctaagaatttttaagATTTCATCAAATATGTAGATGACACAAAAtctaacatttatatttacctagCTGAAGGTTAACCtgacaatataataggtattcaaCATCTAAAattcttaaatgtatttataaataattctggTACTCGTGTAATATGCTATGTACCGTAAAAagctacctacctaccaaaaaTGTTTACGGGTGTTTACCATTTTTACATActgattaataacaatttattaaactaaaattgacCTTATGTATTGCTAATGATAACTGCTTGGATTTAATTGCCCTCTCAAAAACTgcatttaactttaaaaattgtgtaggtacgttaaatataaaaaattgagtaaaaaattacttttgtatTATACTGTACTACTGTACTACACTATAATACTCCGATAAAAGTTTTATGCGATTAAATCGGCTAATTGATTGGTGTAACATCAAGATAAATTTCAGccttgtataatttaaaaccagatTACCTGatcttatattattcaaaatgaaaatgatttatattatgtaatactatgtttatatttcaatgaattcaatttttttagtcatAATACGAGAAATAGgtcaaaaatgattaaaaaaattaaaacatgaattaaaaacgtcaaaaatgcaaaaaaataccCCATAAAAATGGTGGGGTTGCAACACAGAGAACTTGAAACACATTTGTAGCTTGGAAAACATTGTTTAagatattccaaaaaaaaaatatacatatgcaTTGAACTCTGCCCTATAGTATAGTAGTATGTACCTAATGAGTCAAGagcctaattaaataataatgtaattttgtagTGTGGAAATAACTTAAGAcacttaagtatttaaatacatattctaatacattttaaaagtattcttaacaagactgaagaattaaccataatatgtattatcaaatgatactatattataattaattgtgtaAATTGTCATTTTAGCGTGGAAAATACGATTTACTCATCTACCAATACTGATGCCAGTGATGATTCAGATTATGAAATGATGATGCCAAATGTCACCATAGTTGATTATTCGACATACTACAGAAATCTCTGCCCTGAATTAAGGATTTCCTACAATGTTGAATATGATAATCCAGATGCTGATACTAAACCGGCatcatataagaaaaaaaatatttctcaaatgGGACGCAAGAAAGCAAATCGTGCACAAAATGGtacacttataatttatatttgctcTTGAGTTCaccaatcaaaaatattacatgtatattgtattgtggATATAGGTTAAATAGTTTTAGAATGGTAGTGGTTTACTTAAAGTTGtgaaaatattgatgatatgcattgtaataatatatggcATAGCACACACATTTTGTATAACTCGTCCAGTTCAGCTTGGCCATTGTTATGATTTCACAAAATCATGTGTctgaaaactatattatattaaaaagctAACGTGGTGATTTGTAATACCAACTAAAATGctaaatgctattataaaatatgatttaaacattGTACATCCAACTTAAAAGACATTTATCATaacaaattaacattaaatgtataggttattatttatttatttatttattatttacaagtagGGCCCGGAATTTGATGCATTTGcacctttttaataatttgaggTTTGTCTTTACAGAAATTTGATTCATGGACTTAatggtacaatttttattttgcattttttacatttttagggaATTTATTGCTTTACAGTCATTTTTAGAATTGTTggtacattttattcatttttgaactttttttgatatatatttgtatttttctttgttGAAAGTTACACTTTATTGCAACACATTCAATTTCTATTAGCTTGTAGATTATCGATATTCATTATCTTTATCGTTTGTTGTTGCAATCtacgattatttaataaactgtaggCAGATACTATTTTAGGCCCGGTAAATCAGAAAAAATTTCCCAAAGGTCAATCAACTTATGTATATACGCAACAAACtgcgaaaaaatatttattgaaggCTCCTtcgaaagtaaaaatgtttgactgtttttaatcttatttaatcttatttttgttttgtcataaatgttaaaatgtaataaaagattcctcataagttgttgttggtaaaaattaaaaaaaaagttgagcattaattcacaataattttttatgagcatctgaagttagaattttaaaaaattcatcaaaataacaacaatttgcaaattattttgagtttagagttcataaaaaatttgttatgcatatctaagatttgaaaactgAATACAAGATTCCCtgtaagtttttatatatttaacaagagTTTACTGGagagtaattatatttttaagcgtTTGAAGTTATACATTGAATATTTACCCATTAACTAACaaatgtaacgattttcttattttgtcctAATTCTAAAACTATTAACCATAGGTACAAACTCAATGTGTTtacttacatatattttttttttcagaaaattttcTTCTGTCTTTGAGCGATGAATATGAagatgatatattttgtaatgacaACAAAAACGGATTCATGAAAGCAATCAACAGTCTTTCGACTCTGCCTGGTGTATGTATCGTATGATCTTATGCTGCTTCAATTTAAATTTCGAtgaagaataatttaaaattatgaagtgtttatctttaattatttaGCCAAGTTATAGCGGCACCTTATAAGTTAGTTTTAAATCTCATAAATATTGTGGATTTTGTTCATCGTTTATTGATAGGACCTTTTTGTTTCCACTATCTAATCATTTAGAtagtatttcattaaaaataaacatcctTCCCCAACCTTAAGGAATATAGTCAAGTAGTTCAGTTTTTGTGAATAGAACAAAAATGTGTGATATAACTAGTCTAAAAGAAACAATCAATTTcttcttaagaggacgttacaccaACATTTCCCGTCTCCGTCTCacaagtgtgtaacatagcaaatCGTACGCTCAGCAGAAGACGTTTatctctgttagtttaaaaattagagtgaattttaaggtaaaattattatctaggcaatctcataggctttttattatattttaattgtaaagcgagtattgagtattttaaaattgtaaattgtttgtacatcttataatactcataacttgctttaaatttaaaatataataaaaagcccatgagattgcctagataataatcttacctttaaattttataatatgtcaatacactctaatttttaaactaacggagcttaATGTGatttgctgagcgtacaatttgctatgatACGCacttataagacggagacaacaaatttcagtgtaacgtcctcttaagtttAAACTGTtttgattatataaaacaaaacaacaatacacatttaacatattatattcataatatttatcctAATTTGTTCtatatgtttttgattataatttgtaatataaaaatagcagAATATTGTTTGGAGtattttgatatataaaaatcaGTATTTGAACAAGTAGttcatattaagttataatgtttttataaatgtttaaagttttgatgagcaGACTAGTGTACCAATATTTGGCGGAGTACCCCTGTGCCACACCACTTAGCTTATCTatgttttaaatgcttataacttataactcataaactactctaaatacttaaaataatatattatatcatataccaCATTTATATTGCTCTACTATATTCAAGCAActaataaaacttttaattttcttatatttacaacaaattattactaaaaataatcaatCTAAGGTCATCCAGCTGAAATATTTAGAGTTACTATCTAAATGAATACACATATAATTGTTTCCATTAACATactgaatataaattaattatttataaaattgttttgatgcATTATtgcattatgttattattaatttgatctTATGCATTGGTTATAGTTGAAAGAATCATTTATTGAAGGAAATGACGAACTCGTACTACCAAAACGCAACAAACGTTCTGCTGCTGAAATGAATACTGAAAAAAAGCCAAAACGAAGCATTCGCCCTGATTTGGCATTCAAAAATCTGACTACTTCACAAAAATCCCTATTCAAACAGAAAAGTTTACCTTTTGTAAGTTATCACTAATTCATATTCATAATCGGCTATTGttacacatataattattacctataaaaaaatttcttttaaatcaattttattgaacaaacattttgactaatatttataaaataaaaatactgaaatagaAACCTAAGAAACAAACActtgcattttttaaatatcaaaataaaaatctaacgcctaggtacctacgtcatgatctattatattagtattgtcTTTCTATCATTGTTGATTGTTTGAAAATAGAGTTAAAATGATTGGTTCCAATCATAGTTGATATACAGGCTATTGCATATAGACTCGGATTGTTATCATCAGAAATAAAATAGCTGCGTAAAAGGATAACATAAATATCAATGTTTTGTATCATCAAAAATACACTAATAAaagctaacaaattcaaaatcccatgcttaaaatattatacttgattattattggctccctttacgctgccatttatgtttttatcaacaaatatttgattgagaagaggtataaatgcaataaccttgtatatttcaaccatggttCCAACCAACTGTGTTAAAATTTCTTTCTCATTGATCTTAgttttatattgtttcaatatgTTTCACACACTTTTCCCAATCATGTTGACTGTAGAATAACTGTTAACGTTTCATGTGTTAaccacagatatatataataactagataCCCGACTCCATGTACAACAACATTATGGAACTATGATGCCCAACGCCATTTGTCACTTgggcaatgtttacaaattcttattattttctaatcgtTTTGATTTGCAACGGGCTTGTTTGATATGAAATGTTGttgtttattaccatattaccTTTCTAACGACTAGTAAACATTGCCCAAGTTGTAAATGGCTGCCAGCGTCATTGATAAGAAGAAGTCGGGtatctagttattatatatatctgtgtTGTTAACCATTTAAAAGTATGGTTTTTTACAGCTTCCTCATTTTTAACTCGATTAAGTTGTATTTGTAATGATATGGCGCGGAAGTTCAATTACTTTGTAACCCATTTCGATGGCAATCtatattgttttacaaataaattagtgATTCTCACATTGTCTTAGTTCAGCTAGTGTtacgaattttgaaaaatattattattatattttttttttttgaccagACAATCCAAAAATTCGATTTCTTTCGATTTTCTGTCATtactttttgaaaaatgttctaCGCGTGTTGAATGGTATGCAATTATGATGCTTTCACAACTACTCCATCACAATGGCAGAAGGTTCTTCAGGTCTGTTCAACATTTGGGTTCAAGATTTAAATACTTCAGAGATCATTTTGTTGCGGTAGAGCTGAGATCTCAATTCCCAGTATTACTACTTACAGCTAATTTTGATaacaccataaaaaaaaaacaataatacgcCGTCTGCCAGCCATACCTGTCTCATTTTGACATGCAATGATGCATGAATGGTTTTGTCTGGAATTTGGGTTTTTccgataaattttttaaaaatgaataaacgttttattattctactttaaactttgacaattacgtccttaaattacatttttatgtaaataaattacaaaaaaaaaaaaatgaatataaaaataatttttaccgcTTTTAAACGATTATTACGAACAacaaacgcataatattattatacaacactaTATTCAACGCTTACAAGGTTAGCTGTggataaaacgtataatataaacaacgaATGCATTGAATTCTACCATAAAAAATGGctattcaaaaatttgaaattgaacaaTGGCAAGCACTAGATATTATTCATGGTATACAGCTGCTGCACGCGTTATTGCAGTTAGTCCGACTATAATGAGAACTGCTGTCTAGTgtctaaaaaaaagtaatgacTAGGTGAGGTCCGGGGTACGGCGGCGACCAGCCGCCTCTTTTTATGGAGCCCCGAGTATAGTTCAGTGTcctatttaaaacaagtttttgaaaaatagttgATCCATCATCCTGtacatgtaattatatatacatcctGTATTGATAACAACATTggttttttaaatgagaattGTGTACCTTTATGTTCTAATCCAAAATGTGAATCAAATGATTTTTCTAACAATGTTGACgtattgtaattcaaattttaacgaagaGTTTCCCAATTATTCCACTATAAATACTAAAGATAAtagctattaaatattttgtaaatggatACGAGCTTAGTAATTATAATTGGGCCCCTGCTACCACAGTCAATCATAGTccataaaactaaattaaagctagtttaagtaattatattttgattccgaaaaaatatttgaattcagtaGAAACATTTCTATAGATTGTATGGAacactttaaataaattttatattatttaattatgaaatgtaattgaaaacttggtatttatcaaatcaaaaacattaagtAAGTTGCcgtaaaatttgtatatttgaatAGTTAATTTGATTGTTATCGAGTTATTGACATGTGCATGTGTATACGAGAATGGTATTCATCGGTAACCCCACCCACACAAATGAATAATAATCGTTTACGACGCATAGATTCCGAACAGCTACTACGAGATTAAAATTGCTTAATGGTCGCCccttaaataaaaaccatagcTAGACTAGACCTCTATTAAGTAGgtatgcaatttaaaatatttgttaattctTACTATTTAGTCAAGTAtcctcaaacaatttttaatattacaaaattcttatagatttatattgcgcccaataattttcaatacacAAGTAAATAATAACCTTTTAATAATAGACTATTATCTTAAgacttaagtacctatttaaagtagAATAACTCGGAAACTTTTCGTTCTATTTTCGATTAca
This genomic window from Metopolophium dirhodum isolate CAU chromosome 1, ASM1992520v1, whole genome shotgun sequence contains:
- the LOC132935827 gene encoding R3H domain-containing protein 4-like — encoded protein: MGITKRPASNCSDEILPVEVDELVENTIYSSTNTDASDDSDYEMMMPNVTIVDYSTYYRNLCPELRISYNVEYDNPDADTKPASYKKKNISQMGRKKANRAQNENFLLSLSDEYEDDIFCNDNKNGFMKAINSLSTLPGLKESFIEGNDELVLPKRNKRSAAEMNTEKKPKRSIRPDLAFKNLTTSQKSLFKQKSLPFAAIDHLETEVVRYFSLVPNGIYTSAPLPSYNRILLHSIVRYYSLDAMSVNSRGRRTQKIVQVRNSRFDDFKPPHMSLLKYILSQNS